From [Clostridium] symbiosum, a single genomic window includes:
- a CDS encoding TRAP transporter small permease produces MNVLTKQLRWMNSIFMKLIKWISIAAFAVMLAAASLQIIMRFVFQTPLAWTDEVARYCFIWSTMLGCAYLVQKGGHSSVEILGNALTGQAKCYHGILVDLLCLFFYAVVVKGGITLVQAGATSNSVACSIPMALVYLIVPLSGVLMFLFQFQVLLEKMIRKGSDL; encoded by the coding sequence ATGAACGTACTTACAAAACAACTCAGATGGATGAACAGTATTTTCATGAAGCTGATAAAGTGGATCTCAATTGCCGCCTTTGCCGTCATGCTTGCGGCGGCGAGTCTTCAGATTATCATGCGCTTTGTATTTCAGACGCCCCTTGCATGGACGGATGAGGTGGCTCGGTACTGTTTTATCTGGTCAACCATGCTCGGCTGTGCCTACCTCGTCCAGAAGGGCGGCCATTCCAGCGTGGAAATTTTGGGAAATGCCCTGACCGGACAGGCTAAATGTTATCACGGAATCCTGGTGGATTTACTCTGTCTGTTCTTTTATGCAGTTGTTGTCAAAGGAGGAATTACTCTGGTGCAGGCGGGAGCGACGTCCAATTCCGTGGCGTGCAGTATTCCGATGGCTCTTGTTTATTTAATCGTGCCTCTCTCGGGGGTGTTGATGTTCTTATTTCAATTTCAGGTACTGTTAGAGAAAATGATACGAAAGGGGAGTGATTTATAA
- a CDS encoding sigma 54-interacting transcriptional regulator, whose translation MSMAMQSKLLRVIQEGTFRRVGGTKDIPFNVRIISSCNENPYTLLEKNLLRKDLFYRLSTITINLPPLREHPEDIEELVYYYIGQNSFTYAKAIRHISPEVVERFISYNWPGNVRELFHVLDYVLNVIDDDTIRPEHLPDFLFNEKGVEEKALPAMQREYAHQTLQETMDEFEGKVLRLALKEYNYNITQTAQALGIHRQGLQYRIKKYGIII comes from the coding sequence ATGAGCATGGCGATGCAGTCCAAACTTCTGCGGGTTATCCAGGAAGGGACATTCCGCAGAGTGGGAGGGACTAAGGATATTCCTTTCAATGTGCGGATTATTTCCTCTTGCAACGAAAATCCCTATACCCTGCTGGAGAAGAATTTATTGCGCAAGGATCTTTTTTACCGCCTGTCCACAATCACGATCAATCTCCCTCCGCTCAGGGAACATCCGGAGGATATTGAAGAGCTGGTTTATTATTATATCGGACAGAATTCATTTACCTATGCAAAAGCGATCCGTCATATCAGCCCCGAGGTGGTGGAGCGGTTCATATCCTACAACTGGCCGGGAAATGTGAGGGAGCTGTTTCACGTTCTGGACTATGTGCTGAATGTGATCGACGATGATACAATCCGCCCGGAGCACCTGCCGGACTTCCTTTTTAACGAGAAGGGAGTGGAAGAGAAAGCTTTGCCCGCAATGCAGCGGGAATATGCACATCAGACACTCCAGGAAACTATGGATGAATTTGAAGGGAAGGTGCTCCGGCTGGCGCTGAAAGAGTATAACTACAATATCACGCAGACCGCCCAGGCGCTCGGAATCCACCGGCAGGGGCTGCAGTACCGGATTAAAAAATATGGTATTATAATCTGA
- a CDS encoding LysR family transcriptional regulator, translating to MEFRQLEYFIAVCRHKSFTRASEVLFVSQPAITNAINNLENELGIKLFNRTKRNVDLTAEGQTFYRHVSVVLNDVDHILLQMNQLKEQKRQVLKTAVDSCLALPVFLPGRRAFQEKYPQIRLSCLYCSCSEIQAALEREGYQVGIGLGDSDSFHSGRLAAKPVLSGKLCAVCRSQPEEAMAMENARTPKKTGAPEQIILMSPGYTFTRKAAAFFQNMGKPVTLSYSGNFSITAELLRQGKCAALVPDFLLDFFEDYSPAPIEIPDWEINIYLLSGQELSEHAQLFHRELEDFITGRQFYDI from the coding sequence ATGGAGTTTAGACAACTGGAATACTTTATCGCCGTGTGCAGGCACAAGAGTTTTACCCGGGCATCGGAAGTGCTGTTTGTTTCTCAGCCCGCCATCACAAACGCGATTAATAATCTGGAAAACGAATTGGGAATTAAACTTTTTAACAGGACGAAACGGAATGTAGATTTGACTGCAGAAGGGCAGACTTTTTACCGCCATGTATCAGTGGTGTTAAATGATGTGGATCATATTCTGCTTCAGATGAATCAATTGAAGGAACAGAAGCGTCAGGTGCTCAAAACGGCAGTGGATTCATGTCTGGCTCTTCCTGTGTTTCTGCCGGGACGCCGCGCTTTTCAGGAAAAATACCCTCAGATCCGGCTAAGCTGCCTCTACTGCAGCTGCTCTGAGATCCAGGCGGCGCTGGAACGCGAGGGATACCAGGTCGGCATCGGTCTGGGAGATTCGGATTCCTTCCACTCCGGCAGGCTGGCGGCAAAGCCCGTGCTGTCCGGCAAACTGTGCGCTGTGTGCCGCAGCCAGCCGGAGGAAGCCATGGCTATGGAGAATGCCAGGACACCGAAAAAAACTGGGGCACCGGAGCAGATAATCCTGATGAGCCCCGGATATACCTTTACCAGGAAGGCGGCCGCCTTTTTCCAAAACATGGGCAAGCCGGTAACCCTATCCTACAGTGGTAATTTCTCCATTACCGCAGAACTTTTGAGACAGGGTAAATGCGCGGCCCTGGTTCCCGACTTTCTTCTTGATTTTTTTGAAGACTACAGTCCGGCTCCCATCGAGATACCGGATTGGGAAATCAATATTTATCTTCTTTCAGGGCAGGAGCTTTCGGAACATGCGCAGTTATTCCACCGTGAACTGGAAGATTTCATTACAGGGAGGCAGTTTTATGACATATAA